TTTACGAAAGTAAGGTGCGCCCTTGATTTGAGCCTCTGACTCATTATGGATTGTAAAAGGGGACTGAACTGGACCCTGTCTCAAGGCTGTTCTGATAGAACATGGCTTGGTTCTGAGTCCATGTATTTTTGGGGAAGAGAGCTGGCTGGAAGTTAGAGTCTGGAAGAAGGGAGGTGGCACCTCACTAGCATTGACacatcccccccccacctttttctttttaaaaataaaaccagcctttgttctgaaaataaaaaacttgagaCTTGTGACAAGCTTCCTGTGTGGTTTGTTTTAAGATCTTTCCCATCCTGGTTTCCTTACTAAATTCTTAAATGTCAGTGTGACATTTGTCATCATTTTATAGGCTTGTGTTAACATTGTGAGTACACTTGGCCATTTCCTTTTAGGTGGTTGGCACTCTTCGGGGAGGCCTTGACCTGGAGGGTGTCTAGCCAGGCTTCCTATAGGCAGGGCTAACTCACGTGGGCTCTCGGCCTGGGAGACATTTCCCCAGCCACTGGGGGCTTTCACTCCCATTTCTAAGAAAAACTTACCAAAGGAAAGACTgagcaatttattttcaaatactttgccCTCCTGTATTACTCTTGTCCCAGCCAGAAGCATGAATTATGTATGAATGAGAAGAAcaaggcttttctttttaacatcaacaacaataacaacaacaaaacaatacaaaggaGACTGTGAAGTCTAAGAACATTGAGTCTGCACAAAaataatagtgtgtgtgtgtgtgtgtgtgtgtgtgtatgttttcctTTAGTACAGAGACAGCCAATACTATTCAAAGGACTCGGTGCTGTTGCCCTGTGATGCTTGTGGCCATTCCAAAGACCAACAGAGGTTGGacccagagggagaaagaggcaaaaTCAAAGCTTCAGAACAACCAGGTCCTGTGCTTGGTCTGCCTCCTGCCAGCTGCAACTGCAGGCACTTACCTCACCTCCTTGGATGTTTTCAAACAGGAGCACTGTTACCCCACGAGGCTGTGGTCATAATGAAATGAGGTGGCATATGCAAATACAGTCCTTTTCCTCAGACATCTATAATAATAATGGTGGACTaaattcacatgtaaaagaatgacaGAGAAACATAGGAGcatgtcttccttcctttctaaatcCAGATGTAAAATAAGATGATGAATGTGACTAAGCATGTTATAAATATTCACGTTTCTCATAGTTAAGCAAGCTAGGTCCCACCCCTGTGTCAGTGGGACGgtatgtgaaagcactttgtgaaagatgaagaaatggcATATGAACAGGCAGTGTGTTCTGGGTGGGTAGGGCTGAGGCCACATGTGGGCCTTGCCCAGCAGTTGAGTCGGACTTTGTGGTTCTGGCCCTCCGGAGGAGCCTGGGCATGCGTCCTGTGCTTCCCTGCAGCAGGCTCTTGATGCATGGCGGCTCATTTCCATCTTCACAGCCATCTCCAAGAGAACTTTAGCTCCATTTTCCTGAGGTCCAGAAAAATAGAGTAGCTTGCCGAATACCACATGAAAGTTGGGAAGGGAATCCAGATTTGAGCCCAGGCCTGTCTGTCTCCAAAATCTGCACCACCCGAGGCAGCCTTCAGACTCTGCTATTGAGTTCAACTTTCCTTATTAAAGCTGAACGGTCTGGCTAAAAAGCAGGGGCTGGTTTTCCTATTCTGTGTGAGTCCCAAGGAAGCAGCATTGAGCAAAAGTCAACCAGCAGGACACCCATGTCAGGGCGCAGGCAAAAGTCAGGGGCCAGAAAATCTACTCTCGCTCCTCTCAGGTCATTGTTGTATTTTCTTCCTGTCTAATTGAAATGGAAGGATCCAGTAAACTAATAGTCTTGGGAGCTACTCCTCCTAGGAAGGGAATCTAGGACCTGGGGTCTGGGGAGGCATGTTAGACAAGACCTCTTTGTATCCGTCAAATATGAGAGTGGGGATTCCATATTCCTCTAACAGACAAGGCTGGCTCGACAGGGCACAGCACCTGCCTCAACCAACCCAAATGGACAGCATGTGAGTGTGCACCCAGCGCCAAGATCTGGGAGAGGTGTCAGGGCAAGGAGGGTTGGGGAGAGACCCAAAGCAAGCTGATGGACCTTGCAGCCATTTAGGAGTGATGTGAGGCACCCCATCTTCACAGCCTGTACCCATGGGCTGGGGGAAGTCGCTGTATTTTATATTCTCCCACAATATAGAATATTGGATCATACATTGCTTTTGTAATCTGAAAAAGCAAACACTAGAGCAAGAAAGTCCTAACAACAGGAAGAAGCCTAGATAAACAATGCCCCACTTTCCTAAACTGCTCCGACCCAGAACCAGGTCAGAGTGCTCTGTGCTAAGAGGCACTAAGACCTAGGGGAGCCTCTGGGCTCCTCACGTGGGCAACACCTGGACAGGGCGAGGGCCTCCATGTACTGAGTGCTCCCACGCGTGGGACCTGAGACCTCAGGATGATTACCTGATCACATGAGTTGTAAGCAGCGGAGCCAGGGCTCCAGCCTTGGGTAACTGTTGCCAGCCTCTTTTTAAAgaacctctctcttcctccacctgACTGGAGACACCAAGGCCAGGGCTGGAATACCAGTTCTGCTTTTTATTCTAAGCTCAAGCATACTTGGGCCCTCCCTTTCTTGCATAGCCTGGGGCAGCCAGTGTCCAATGGCCCTTAACTGGTAGGTCTTTCCTGGAAGCTCAGGAGCAGAAGTGGGCCTGGCACTCCCcttatttatttgggaagggAGGGCATCAAGTGCAGAGTCTAGAGGCCATTGGATTAAAGCCTCCCACTGCATTGTAAGTACATCTTCCTCTCCTTTGTGCCATATTTAATATTCAAGGACAAGCAGAAACCAACTAAAATCCATCATACCCTGGCATTCAGAGATTCCAGCTCAAACTGCTGAATGAATCTTGAAGTGACTGACCAACTCCCTTAAAGACGAACACCTCTGAGGTTCTTCCTAAGCAGTAAAGAAAAACTGGTGTAGAAGCAAAATTGGAAAGCGTGTCTGTATCACCATCTAATTGTTCCCCAACCCTCctccactggctttttttttttttttttttttttttactaggatAAAGACAGCATGCAGGGAGTCCTGCAAATCCACTCAGGACTGGAGCTGGCCAGGTGGCAGCGTGCAGGCCCGTGCTGGACACCAGCCACAGGTACAGGACATTTTGGTCACATGTTGACTGTGGGTCCTTCCACCTATTTgagctgcttttgctgtattgTTTTAGAGAGGGGTttgacatgagagactcctgactctgggaaacaaagggttgctagaggggagctggctgggggcatggggtaactgggtgacgagcactaaggagggcacttgatgggatgagccctgaatgttatactatatactgccaaattgaatttaaataaaaaatttaagaggagAGGGGCTTGAGTGGTAGGAAAGTCACAGCTTGGAGGACATCTGTTTTTGGAATGGCATTTCTGGATGAAGCAGGATTTTATTAGCCACGTTTCacaataatacaaaaagaaaggcAAGGCTTTATTTATATATGCTCCTGAAGCTCTTGGCATTTGGCTGACAGCAGACACCACAGGTTGATAGGACCTCCTGCATTTATGGGGAGCAAAGGCCAGTGTGAGACTGGGGACTCGGGAAGGGCAAGGACCGTGGGAGGAACCCAGGAATGACATTAAACGGTCCAGAAGCCCTTGGGAActtcatgattccatttatgtatgtTATGTCCACAACAGGTAAACCGAGAGATGGGAGGGAGTTTAGGGAGGTTGGTGAGGTTTAAGGGGTGTcggatttctttttggggtaagaaaaatgttctaaaattgattatgtTGCTGGTTGCTGAATTCTGAATTCTTAAAAGCCATTGAACTGCACAGGGCCAGCCAATACGACGGTAAGTGTATCAAATCTCACTAATGTTGGTAGGAAAGTGAGCAGCAGTCCTGGAGAGAAAGGGGACACAGTGACCAATGTTAATTGAGGACACTTGGCCTCAAAGGCCAGCAAAGCTACAATTCAAGGTTTGTAGGGAATGCAATCTAAACGGCTGGTATGCTTCTGGGCACCGGGACCACGTTGGCTGGGGCCAGTCTACTGCGACGGAGAGCCATGGCTCCAGCAAGGGAGAGTCGCCATGGTGTTCCACACTCTGGGAGCTGGGAAACGTCCCAGGAACCTTGGTAGGCATCTGGAGCCAGGGATGCCCACTTCCAGCTTGCTGGAGGGGACACAGAGCCTGAGAGGCGGCGGCCGGGAGACTGCAGCTCCCTCGCTCACGGTCTCAGACTGGGAGGGCTGCTAGAACAGGACCCATAAACTGGGGAGCCTATAGACACAGACATTTCTTGCAGTTTAGCAGCTGGCGAGTCCAAGACCAAGGAGCGGGGGACCGGGTGTCTGGCGGGAGCTTACTGCCTGGCTTACAGGTGACCATCTTGCTGGGCTCTTGCTCAtggaggggctgagggggctctctgggctccatcctcatgacctaatcacctgtGCCTCCGCTACTGTCCTACTGAGGATGAGGTGTGAAGATATGTATTTTGGGGGTACACCGACACCTTGTCTGCAGCACTGCCTCCCCTGGTCCTTTGCTGTTGTCAGGCTGCGTACGGGCCACCCTACCTGGGCTCCAGACCGGAGGCCCTATTGCTGTGTGGTGAAATCACACTACTGACGGGACTCCACAGCCAGGAGCTTCTTGGCCTATAGGAACATGTGACTCAAAATAACTAGCAGGAGTTCTTACCAGAGttaatgaatttattcattcttttattgagACTCCCCCTTTtgcacacatgtatgcatgtgtgggacacacacacacacacacacacacacacacaggacctgCGATGTTTGGTTTCCCATTACCTGTCAGAGTCCTCCCCCCTTCACTGAAGCCAGGAGCTCCAGCTGAGGGGCTCGAGGACAGGTAACGGAGCACACCCAAGTCCACAGCAGACAGCATCCCAGCATTGTTCACCGGGACCCCAGACAGACAGAAGCCTCGTTTCTCCCCAGGGGCACTTCAGGAAAAACTTCTTCAAACACTGAGCCTTAGCATCTCTCCTCAAATACTGTCTTTGCACGTCAGACTTCTAAGTACAGAGTGGCATATTTTCCTTGCCCCTGAAAGAGGGCCGGGCTCTGCGTGCCTCCCGCTCCTGCCCGGACTTCCTGCGCCCACCTGCTGTGAGGCCTCCACACCTCACACTCAGGCCTGGGGTCCCAACTCTGGGGCCTCCCAAGCTTGGGGGCCCTGCTGCCCAGGGGCCCGGCCACACAGTCCCAGAGACTCCTCTGCTGTAGCTCTCCCACTGACGGCAGCGCCAAAGTGAGAGCTCAGGATTTCAGACTTTTCTCCCAGCTGAATGCTGTTAGATTTCCCACCACACATTTCTATCCTCTTTCCAAAAATGATCTGAGGTGGCTTTCAGGTATGTTTGGTCCTCAGGACCCTTGTCTATAGGATAGCAGCTCACCACATCAAAGGAATGCCAGGCTACCCAGCTGATGGCCCAGCCCTCCAACCCCCAAGCCTGGCCACAGCCCTTTTCCAACAGGGGCTCCGGCCTCTCCCCTGGGACCAGCCCTCTCCAACCACTGTCTCTTGGCCCAGGTGCTCCTTCTGTGTATTCTCACAGCCCTGGGCAGACCTCTACTACGCCTTTTCATTGCACAGGACCATCCTGTTTACTAATCTGTCACTCTCACTAATCGTCAAGCCCCTTGGTGGCTAGGGCACCTGTGCAATTTACCTTTGTTAATCTCAGATGCTTGGCACCTAACAGGTGCAAAATCAATGCTGGATGATTGGATGACTGCATGATGGAAACTCAAGAACACTCTGTCACTAGCTCCTGGGAAGGGGCTGTGGATTCTTGCTGGGATAGAACATGGccagagggtcagagagagaaaattaaggGGGATGCCCAGGGATCAAGAGgtctacatttattttatcttatgattttatttatctattagacacacacacacacacacacacacagagagagagagagagagagagagagagacaggcttcatgcagggaggccgatgcgggactcgatctcgggtctccaggatcgcgccctggaccaaaggcaggcgctaaactgctgagccactggggctgcccaaggtcTACATTTAAAGGCAAACATTTCACACATGAACAGATGCATATATACAGACACTCGTGTACATACACACTCCCTTTGCTCAACACCCTGAGTCTGGGGAGGCCCTAGGGCACCTCCAGCTCCACACTGTCCCAGCCAGAGTTCTTCTGAAGCTCTTGGAAGAAGAGCTGTCTCTGGAGGCTTCTCAGGCTCTCCAGATCCTCAGGAGAGAGCTGCTTGGCCGATTTTCCCAGGTCCTgctctgcttcttcttcctccattTCCATAAGTCCTTCAGGGGGCTGTGGGGAGCTCCTGGAGATATACCCCTGGTCGGACTGTACCGACTGCCGCTGCTCCTCCTCGTAGGGTGTGCGGAGGTCTTTGAGGGCCACTGCGGCTCTGTCCCACCCCTCCTGGGCCTGGCAGCTCAGGCTCTGTTGTAAGAGGGAGAACATCAAACCTTCGAGCTGCTCCCTTACGTCTTCTGGGAGGTAGCTGGGTGATGCCATCGgggtgctgcagaggggaggcTCCTCCGAGTCCATGGGGAGGCAGAGGACGCTGTTGCGCCAAGGGCCACAACCCTCCAACAGCGGGCAGGCCTCATCTCCCTCCACCACGGCCAACCGGCCAGCTGTGCTACTCTCAACGGTGTGAGGGACAGGTTCCACCGCCTGAGCGGAAGGGACCTCTTTCACTGGGAACACCACAGTTTGCAGGGTCTGGGCCATCAGCTCTCCCTGGGGCTGAAGTTGAGGTTCAAGTCTTGACAGTCCTCTTCCTTCCTCACCAACAAGCAGATCTATCACCAGGCAGCCCTCAGGGGCAGGTTCATGCACCAGGGGCTTCTGCTTGACGATCCCTCTTCCTGGTGGCAGCAGTGGCTCTTCAAACACCTCTTCGTCCAGGGACGGGAGGTCCTGGTCATCTGCTGAGCCCAGGTTCTCACGCTCAAACCAATCAGGGCACCGAACCTGCCACTCCCGGAACCGCTCCACAGCCTCCTTGAGCTGCCAGCCACTGGGGCTCTGCAGGTAGTTCTCACCTGTGAGTTCCCCAACACGGTGCATCCGGCCAGGCTCAAACATCTCCAGATCTTGTATCCGGAAGTAAACTTCCTCAAATTTGTCCATGAGTGGGTACCTGGAAGTGATGTTGAAGAGGTCAGGGATATCGCTCTCGCTGCTGATGTCACGAAAGTAGCAGATGACGTAGGTGCCGAAGCAGGCTGGTTTCTTGAAGTCCGGCAGGATCATGTTCATGGCTGCTGTGAAAAGGTCCCCTGCGGGCTTCCAGCGGTCACACCGAAGCTGGACGGCGGGCTCCTCCCAGCCGAGGATGGCCTGCCACTTGGCCCGGGTGCCTCGCGAGCACAGGATTATGATCTTGGAGTTGGTCTCTACCATCTCCTGTTTCTGGCGGCCcacccaggtcatgacccccacCTCTGAGATGACCTGCTCCTCCAGCAGGTCAAGGGCAACCTCAGTGCCACAGACGGTGAGCAGGAACTGGGCAAACTTAAGGACCACATCCACGTAGAGGGGGTGGTCGGCAGAGTAGACAATCCAGACCTTCCTGGGCTTCAGGGGTGGAGGGGTCAGGCTGGTCTTGGGCTGGATATctgagggaaagaaggaaagcaggaaagCCAGGCCCACAGGTTCAGGTGTGCACCTGCGCTCATCCTCAAACCACAGGCCAAGGGCAGCACTCctagctgggcagcccagggggcagCCTGGATTAGGCACACACTGGCTCCCTAGTGTAAGTGATACAACCAAGGCCTCAGAATAAGCCAAATGTTGCTATTTCACTCATTCCGGCTGCCTGCAAAGAATCACAGTCTGGTGCCTTATGGGAGGGTGAATTTCCTTCTCAAGATTCCTATCTGTCTTTTAGCCTGTACTTTAATTATtgtaatcaaaaagaaaaaaggtccaAAGGTCTGCCTTTGCAATACAAACCTGTTATAGGTAGGACCTCTTTTCATAAAAGATGGTGCCCTTCCCTTCTTTGCTTGTCCAGGTGATTTCAAACATATTATCCTAGCCTCACCATTTGCGGTCCCCTCTGTGTGGGGGTCCCAGAAGGTAGGTCCTCCCTGGTGAGGCCTCCTGAAGGAAGCCAGGAGCTAAACTGCAGGAGAGCCCTCCGTTATGCCTCCCACAGCAACACTCACCAAACCCAGCCCACCCACACCAGGAAACACTGACCTGTGTATTTAGTGTCATTACCGTATTTTTCACAATGAGaccctgaaagaaaaaaaaaaaacaacataccGAAGCAGCTGTTTTGGAAGAGAAATAGGGATCAATTTGCTGGGGCTTGTGATGGGGTGCTGTCCCACCCCGACACAAGGCAGGCCCTGCACTGTGAGGGGCCGCCGGGTGTGAGCGCCAGGTGTGCCGGGGGTGGCTGTGAGGCCTGGGAGAGTTACTGGTATGTCTGAAGCTCAGCACCCTCCTCTGTGAGTGGGTCTGTACAGCAGGGATTCAGCGAGACTGtgtgcagggcctggcacacagtacgTGCTGTCGGCGGGAGTCTCCAGCATTCTGCACTGCTCCTACAGTGGTGACCTCTCCTGCCCCCAAGGAAATGCCCCGTGCAGGGAAGGCCTCTTTCCCCAGAAGCGTCCTTGCACAGGCCTACGACACAGCTTCAGACACTGCCTGCTTATGACACTTCCTCCTAGTATTTTTGATGCGAGGAGGGAAACGACGTTCTTGTGCAAGTGCTCCCTCAGAGATACAAAGAAGGAACCTGTGGTGTAGGAGGCCGTCCCTCAGTGACGTGCAGGATGGACAGAACCCACGGATGGCCAAATAAGACCCCAAGAGCCTGAGTCCCGATTTCCACCTTCTGGGCCTTGTCCAGAACTACCAGAAGACCGTGGGACGAGCATCCTCTTCTTCAGCCCGTGGTGCGGGGCACTCCGAAAGAAGGCCGGAAGTGCAAAGGCAGAAATGAAGCAGAGGGCCCAGCTGGCATGTAGAGCGAGTTTTAGTTTATAAAGcactcatggggcacctgggtggcacatcggttaagcgtcagactcctggtttctgttcaggtcgtgatctcagggtcaggaggtgGAGCCCGTGTGGGgcctcagtggggggtctgctggagagtccctctttctccctctcctcctgctcctcccccactctctaAACTAAATACATCTTCAAAGTGCTCCTAGAGATGTGAACTTATCTGACCCTGTTAACAGCCCTGCGGAGAAGGGCCCTCTCTGGGGGTCTTCCAATGCCTGGTGCAGTACTCCTCCCCTTGAATGATAATCCATGATGATCCATACTGAATGCTGACTAAGCCGTCAGTGTGGAAACTGCTCTCAGGCCATTGAAGGAAGGGCCCCGGGGCTGTGGAGGGCCGTGGAGGGAGCGTGGAGGGCCGAGCTCCGAAGCCAAAGGCCCATGGGCTCTCCTGCTCAGAATGTGACCAGAgagggctgcagggagagggagtgggtACTTATGGGCACCCCCTAGGCAGCCCCtccagtggctgtaccatttaatcctcaccacaacctTGAGAGGGAGGCATTATCACCCCATTTGACAGAAGACAAAACCAAATCTAGGGTTTGTTAAGCAATCTGCCTCTGTCTGCAAAGCAGGGAGGCAGAGCTCAGAGCCCACCCAGAACCTTCTCTCTCACATCATGCTGTTCCTCACTGTTCTCCCCGACTGACGTACGAGCCTGGGGGCCGCAGGATGAGCTCCTTCAGGTTCTCCCATCTGCCTGGCTGATCATGTCTGATGCAGGGAAACCCTTTCCTAGCAACTTCCATCCAGTCTGTTTTAATACTATTGATTTCAGTAGCAATTAACATAATTGTGGCTGACATATGTCGAGCAAAtatgtgccaggctctatgcTAAGAATCCATGTATGTTATTTTGTGTGATCCTTATATTCATCTTACGATGTGAGTATctttataattcccattttataaaagaggaacCCGAGGCTCAGAGAATGAAGTAATTTGCCCAGGTAGTTAAGTGCTGGAGCTGGTATCTGAGCCCAGGTCAGCCTTCCTGCAGGCTGACCCCTCGACCACCGAACTTGCCGTGGCCCGAGAGAGCCAGTGTCAGGACTTCATCTGAGATGGGAGGGCTGGCACTCAAGGGTGCCCTCTGAGCACAGCCTCACAGAGACGGGAGCGGAAAGAAGAGGACACAGGGAGCAAGGGGGACAGAGGAGCAAACCCCATGATGTgcccccacagcccctgccccttACCGGGTAGCCTCCAGGCCATGCAGACGATCAGCAGGATGACAGAACCCACCAGCAGGATGGCGATGCCCGTGATGAACCCATAAACCCACAGGGGTATGTAGTCTGTGGGGGGCGGAACAGTATAGTGAGGCGGCTGAAGCGGCCTGCTACAGCAGCCCTGAGGTCCCCAGCCCAGCTGCCTGGCCCCCGGGCTGTCCCCTCTGGCCTGTGCCACAGCCCCCGGGCTGGTCTCTGGGTTCAGCCTTGTCTGCCTGGCTCCAGAGAGGCTTAGGCAGGGACTTCTGACATGGCCTGAGGAATGGCCCCTGGGGAAGGACAGGAAGGACGGCTGGGCTTACCTGCAATCAAGACTGCAATGAGAACAAAGGGAAACAGTGTTCTTCGTTATTAGCAGTTACTACAAAACCCATTGCCAACATCCACCCCGGCCCTCCACTGAGCGCTCCAGGCACCTGCTAAACTTCATGACAACATCTCCATGCAGCAGCCGGTTGTTGGTCTACTGAGAGACGCCCCAACTCCCACCCAGGAGGCCAGCCTCTCCTCTGGGCTGATGTGATGCCTGTGGCTCTCTGCCCTGCTTCTGAGTGAAAAGGCGGCCGTGGCGCAGGGGGCAGGAATGGGCTTGGGTCAGAACCCAGAGCGCTGCCACTTCcatgctgtgtgatcttggacgaCTTACTGGATATCTCTGcgcctctatttcctcatctatgagctgggggagggatgCTCTCCTTCATGGTATGAGGGGTTACcatttgtgaggattaaaagcaAACATGGTAAAGCACTCATGCTCTGTGGCCCAGACTGCAACTCTCGGATAATTACAATCCCCAGTTTTTTAGTCACAGAAGTTGAGGATCAGAATGGTTAAGTATTTTGCCCACGGCTGCACAGCTAAGGACAGGCAGTCAAGAGTCCAACCCAGGAGTGTCTCCACAGCCCCACATTGCAGGCTTGAATACCTCCAAGGAAAATTAAAGCCCGCCCCCACCCTGAGAACCAAGTTAGGGTTCAGCTCAAGTCAAGGAATGACCTTCATTCACTCTCCTCTCTAAAATGCCTCAAAGCGGCGACAGACTTCCTACCTGGAGCATCTGGAATCTCTGGGCAGGGAACAGTCACAGAGTGTCTGAGACAGTCGTTGAGACAGCTACTGAAGAAAGGCTGGATCTGGGAGAGTGGTGAGAGCAGGGCAGAGTGGGACCCTGAGACATTGGTTGGGGGGCTTGGGCCCTCTCCACTACTGCTTCCTTGCCAGCATAGGCAACAGACCCTGGCCAGCTACCCCAGGAtctccacctgcctcccaggaAGGTGGCCTATTGCTACAGGGGGCCAAAGAAGCCCTGTCCAGGGGAGGCCTGGAGTATGGGGCCAGGAAAGGCAGAGATGCCGTCTCTGCAGGCAGGGAACCCTGGGGGACCACGGAGCCAGGTCCTCGGAGAGAGCATAGGTCCTTGAGCTGGCGCCTTCCTTACTGTGCCCCCCAGGAGTGCCCACCTGTGCAGGTGCTCCCACACTTGTGTGCACCACACTCACCCACCTGCACTTGGTGGCGGCAGCACCAATTAGAGCTTGACCTGGTGAGCGTGATGTTGGCCCGCTGATGGTGTTCCTTGAGTGTGGGCTatagggaggggagagagtgggTCAGGCTGGCTGGGCACGAGCTGTCCACCTCCCCCAGGAAGGCTGTCCCCAGAAAGGCTCCCCAGGCTTTCATTCCagaaaagactacatttccctGGGGCAACCAGCTCGTTGTTGGCTCGGGAACACATTTAGTGACTGgcatttctctctttgctttggcTGCTAGGGACCGTGGAGATAAGTCTGTGTTCATAAGCCAAAGGCCAGACACATGGTTTCTCCAGTAGCCCCATGCTGGCttcatattatttcatctttattcccCCTTTGTCTTAATATCTTAAAACTCTTCAGATCCTTTTTGCAACAGGTGgaataagaaaacagagagaaCCAGGGAGACTGTGGGGAAGGAGGAACTAGAAGGACGGGGGAGGTGAGCAAGGCAGAGATCAGACTAGACGAGCCAAAGGAAAGATCCAGCACTGACCTGCCTGGACACCACCATCAGAAGGAAAGGACAGGAGCAGAGCAATGCAGAACTGGGAGCAGCCAGGCACAGTACCTGCCAGGCTCCGGGCAGCAGTTATGTCAGGACCCGTGGAGGTGGTAGCACAGAGCTATGGACGGGACTCAGGACAGGGCTGGCCTTACCTCGGGCACCATCAGGACACGATGGAAGCAGCTCCGATTCTCCGTGTGGGGAAAACTGGTCAGCAGGATCTGGTATTGGGCAGACTCATTCCACAGGGTGAAGTGTACCCGCAGCTGGTGGGCCTCCAGGGCCTCTGCCATGATGTTGGGGTCCCACAGGCTGCCTGGGCAGGGTGCAGACCCAgatagagggggagggagggtgagtgtgtgtgtgtgtgtgtgtgtgtgtgtgtgtgcgcgcgcgcgcacacgcgcACATCCGAGTCAAGACCCCCACCACAAAGCTGCCGGCGCGGTTACCTGAGCTCACACATGGTGTGGTCATCCTCATCCCGGGGTCTTCGCAGCCTGCCAACCCAGAAGAAGGGGAAACCACTGAGCCTCTGCCTTAGAAAGTGTGCCTTTTCAGACTCCTGACACCATAGATAACAAGCTCTTTCCTTCTGGGGAGTCTGTTCAAAGGTGGCCCCTTCAAAGTTCAAAGGACCAAACTGCTGCCCCAGCCGGAGGCCCCACAGAACCAGGTATTGACCTGGCTGTGCCACACCTCCTTTCTCAGAGAACCTCCCAGACTCAACTGCATGCCTCCTGAGCTTGCTTTGAGGGAGAGTTTCAGCCCACTCCAGCTCCCCCCTACCCTGCCCCCATCAGCTTTCTCTGCAGCTGGCCTCTGATTCTTGACACGGGCAGAAATACTTTGTCCCCTCATGgcagcatttctcaaactttcCTATGCATGTCACAACAGGtagtttctgattcagttggtCTGGGGTGGGTCCgtgaaaatctgcatttctaacaagctcccaggtaatTCAATGATGCCTCCACAGGCGTGGAGAAAGCCTTGAGGACCACAGCTCCACAGACATCTCCCTGAACTCTCCTCCCCAGTGGCCTTGACTATAACATTTTCACTTTGGTTTAAGAAGACATGTGACAGGTAGGACTTGCCATAGAGGAATAGGGCCTGAGTGGGTCTACTATAGGAACAAGGGAGGGGACTGGGGACACTCACTCATTTGACAAGCACTTGCTGAGCACccaatatgtgccag
This genomic interval from Vulpes lagopus strain Blue_001 chromosome 21, ASM1834538v1, whole genome shotgun sequence contains the following:
- the IL17RA gene encoding interleukin-17 receptor A isoform X1, whose product is MGTPRRRPPVPPGPAPGRLLLALLLSPLAPARASPRLLDHPAPACAQEGLNCTVKNSTCLDDSWIHPRNLTPSSPKDVQVHLDFAQTQHGDLLPVVGIRWTLQTDASILFLEGAELSVLQLNTNERVCVKFEFLSKLKHHHKRWHFTFSHFVVEPGQEYEVTVHHLPKPIPDGDPNHQSKNFLVPGCEDPGMRMTTPCVSSGSLWDPNIMAEALEAHQLRVHFTLWNESAQYQILLTSFPHTENRSCFHRVLMVPEPTLKEHHQRANITLTRSSSNWCCRHQVQIQPFFSSCLNDCLRHSVTVPCPEIPDAPVLIADYIPLWVYGFITGIAILLVGSVILLIVCMAWRLPGSHCEKYGNDTKYTDIQPKTSLTPPPLKPRKVWIVYSADHPLYVDVVLKFAQFLLTVCGTEVALDLLEEQVISEVGVMTWVGRQKQEMVETNSKIIILCSRGTRAKWQAILGWEEPAVQLRCDRWKPAGDLFTAAMNMILPDFKKPACFGTYVICYFRDISSESDIPDLFNITSRYPLMDKFEEVYFRIQDLEMFEPGRMHRVGELTGENYLQSPSGWQLKEAVERFREWQVRCPDWFERENLGSADDQDLPSLDEEVFEEPLLPPGRGIVKQKPLVHEPAPEGCLVIDLLVGEEGRGLSRLEPQLQPQGELMAQTLQTVVFPVKEVPSAQAVEPVPHTVESSTAGRLAVVEGDEACPLLEGCGPWRNSVLCLPMDSEEPPLCSTPMASPSYLPEDVREQLEGLMFSLLQQSLSCQAQEGWDRAAVALKDLRTPYEEEQRQSVQSDQGYISRSSPQPPEGLMEMEEEEAEQDLGKSAKQLSPEDLESLRSLQRQLFFQELQKNSGWDSVELEVP
- the IL17RA gene encoding interleukin-17 receptor A isoform X3, whose amino-acid sequence is MGTPRRRPPVPPGPAPGRLLLALLLSPLAPARASPRLLDHPAPACAQEGLNCTVKNSTCLDDSWIHPRNLTPSSPKDVQVHLDFAQTQHGDLLPVVGIRWTLQTDASILFLEGAELSVLQLNTNERVCVKFEFLSKLKHHHKRWHFTFSHFVVEPGQEYEVTVHHLPKPIPDGDPNHQSKNFLVPGCEDPGMRMTTPCVSSGSLWDPNIMAEALEAHQLRVHFTLWNESAQYQILLTSFPHTENRSCFHRVLMVPEPTLKEHHQRANITLTRSSSNWCCRHQVQIQPFFSSCLNDCLRHSVTVPCPEIPDAPVLIAGSHCEKYGNDTKYTDIQPKTSLTPPPLKPRKVWIVYSADHPLYVDVVLKFAQFLLTVCGTEVALDLLEEQVISEVGVMTWVGRQKQEMVETNSKIIILCSRGTRAKWQAILGWEEPAVQLRCDRWKPAGDLFTAAMNMILPDFKKPACFGTYVICYFRDISSESDIPDLFNITSRYPLMDKFEEVYFRIQDLEMFEPGRMHRVGELTGENYLQSPSGWQLKEAVERFREWQVRCPDWFERENLGSADDQDLPSLDEEVFEEPLLPPGRGIVKQKPLVHEPAPEGCLVIDLLVGEEGRGLSRLEPQLQPQGELMAQTLQTVVFPVKEVPSAQAVEPVPHTVESSTAGRLAVVEGDEACPLLEGCGPWRNSVLCLPMDSEEPPLCSTPMASPSYLPEDVREQLEGLMFSLLQQSLSCQAQEGWDRAAVALKDLRTPYEEEQRQSVQSDQGYISRSSPQPPEGLMEMEEEEAEQDLGKSAKQLSPEDLESLRSLQRQLFFQELQKNSGWDSVELEVP